From the genome of Spinacia oleracea cultivar Varoflay chromosome 2, BTI_SOV_V1, whole genome shotgun sequence, one region includes:
- the LOC110790194 gene encoding UDP-D-xylose:L-fucose alpha-1,3-D-xylosyltransferase MGP4 encodes MAAASLYQRSSHKRPSSLLTRTNLLLIFSLLIILGFFLPYLGISQSLFSNTHFAFQSKWRNYSLEEAVSFVARNGTVIVCIVSEPYLDFLNNWLISVTRHKHQDKVLVIAEDYNTLYRVNQRWPGHAVLIPPVLESNSAHKFGSLGFFNFTARRPRHLLNILELGYNVMYNDVDMVWLKDPFAYLEGNHDIYFMDDVAAVKPLNHSHALPPPGKKGRPYVCSCMIYLRPTSGAKLAMKKWLDELEEQPWTRAKKANDQPAFNWALMKIEKQVDMYLLPQSAFPTGGLYFKNKTWVRETKGSHAIIHNNYILGFEKKIKRFRDYGLWLVDDYASESPLGKL; translated from the exons ATGGCAGCGGCTTCCCTTTATCAAAGATCTTCACACAAACGTCCTTCTTCCCTGCTTACTCGCACGAACCTCctcctcattttctctctcctcataatCTTGGGTTTCTTCTTACCTTACCTGGGAATCTCTCAATCTCTTTTCTCAAATACCCACTTCGCTTTTCAGTCTAAATGGCGAAATTACTCTCTTGAAGAAGCAGTTTCATTTGTTGCGCGTAATGGGACTGTGATTGTTTGCATTGTTAGTGAGCCTTACTTGGATTTTTTGAACAATTGGTTGATTAGTGTTACCAGGCATAAGCATCAGGACAAGGTTTTGGTGATTGCTGAGGATTATAACACTTTGTATAGGGTTAATCAGAGGTGGCCTGGCCATGCTGTGCTCATCCCCCCTGTTCTTGAATCTAATTCTGCCCATAAGTTTGGTTCCTTG GGGTTCTTCAATTTTACAGCTAGGAGGCCTCGCCACCTTCTGAACATATTGGAGCTTGGGTATAATGTTATGTACAATGACGTTGATATGGTTTGGTTGAAAGACCCATTTGCTTATTTAGAGGGAAATCATGACATCTACTTTATGGATGATGTAGCTGCG GTGAAGCCTTTGAACCATTCCCACGCCTTACCACCACCAGGGAAAAAGGGACGGCCTTATGTTTGTAGCTGCATGATTTATCTGCGGCCCACGAGTGGTGCCAAGTTGGCTATGAAAAAGTGGCTTGATGAGCTTGAAGAACAGCCGTGGACCAGAGCAAAGAAAGCTAATGACCAGCCTGCCTTTAACTGGGCGTTGATGAAAATAGAAAAACAG GTGGATATGTATTTGCTCCCCCAATCTGCATTCCCAACCGGAGGTTTGTACTTTAAGAACAAGACATGGGTCCGTGAAACCAAAGGCTCACACGCTATAATCCACAACAATTACATCTTAGGATTTGAGAAGAAGATTAAGCGTTTCCGTGATTATGGCCTTTGGCTAGTGGATGATTATGCCTCAGAGTCTCCACTTGGCAAGCTATAG